GACTTAATGCCTATGTTGTGTCagcatatattataacattagcAAATTCACAAACATATCGAAAAGCTgcacttaaaaaattattacaatatttaatatacggATTGTCAAACAGAGTGAATTtagaaatgattttaataagaTTGAAAATGCcaaggaaacaatttttagattaCAAATGGCAAGATTCTAACTGTTCAGTTAATTAAAGCCTTTTTTCATTATTGCTTTATAAAACTATACAATacagttttttaattttaggaaTGAGAGAATGACCCAAATGACgatggaaagaagagaaattgatCATGCTATGTCTTGGTTGTCTACTTTGGGTGGAGCATTTTCAGCTTTAGGAGAAGAATTTCAACAATGTGTaggttttatatattttattaatatgtatctactatatattaaaaacttagtaaatattacatttgattgttttatgcaattatttctttgaataatttatgtttaaatgtatttttctatccAGGCACAGATGGCTggaaaaatttccatgaaGCAATTTGAACTAGCACTTCGTCTCAGAGATCCCTTTTTAATTGCTCGTTGTAAACTATATACTGCCTTAAGCTTAATTCAACAAGGCCAATTAAAAGAACCAAAAAGAATGATAAGgtgtatttacaaattttctataagtTGGAATGATATTCGTTTGCAAAATATGTGTCAAGGTGTATGGGCAAAACTtcaatattgttataaaatacaaaaagaacGGCAtagaattgtttaatattagtgatatataaaatttctaaccATAGTTTAAAATTAGgctaattaaatttgatatttatgtttagaaataaataatgtgtgtaaaatattgtttccaaagatgtattttttgtaattattaaataaatgttactgaaagatatttgttaaatCAAAAGTAATGACTAAACATAtacatttgtaacatttttattaatcttcatacaattattaagtttcttttcaatttataaacatttaaaatagaggtataatatgtaaatgtgaATTCAACTATATTTTCGaagctttttaaataaacttaatGAAGCAATACTTTAtgaagtatacatatatattagaacatatataatagtacatcttttaatttctaactTCTTTTGGTTTCTTCGTATagttaaattacatataactTACATACTTAAgtgacatttaaaatataatcaaaaagaaagaaatgaaagcaATTATTCTTAAGTAAACACAAactataaattagaaataaaattatacatgtgATTATCTTAAATTTTAGGAACtatgttaaatatacaatcttaatattttattaattatagcaatatatattattttaaacctGAATAGTcgttaaataatcgaaatatcaTAATTCAACTTTCTAGAATTATTCCTTAATTGTTGTTAATGAACTATAAAAGTGTTAAAGTCTTAATTTATTGTACTTTGCTGTACCAATGCGCTCAAAACTGTATttgatgtttaattttttatgttatatatacacttttgttaattaaaatattttatcttgaaATAGTTTTTAGCTTACATTATTATCAGTGAGCAAGTGTACCCATAGGATCCCATGCAGGTAAGGTAATGGGTTCTTGTTTAAATACATCTAAAACATCTGCAGGTaccaattttttatcaataactGCTTCAAAAACAAATTCGGAAAACCAGTCGGCTGTTAGTAATAGATATCCTTTTTGTCCTTGATCGTCTCCCCAAGAATTCTCTACTCGGAACTGTTTAATTTTACCTTCATTctgaaaaagcaaaaaattataacaatttatactATACAATTCATAATGCATATACAAACACGTACATATGTCTCTTGCTTTTAATGATACtaagaaacttttaatatGTAATCTTGAAAGAGGACTGTAGTAtgagaaaaaaattctttacacaatcatttttccttaatttttagaaaatcgcTACTAACTTACATCGATTGAAACAGCTGTAAGTGTCATTGCATGAACCATCATAGAATCTCCATAAAGTAATCTGTCAGCTTTTGTAAGATTAACTTGGATATCAGTTCCAAACATTAATTCAAAATCATACGCTCTCAAATCCTGTATTCCTTGTTTAGCTATTAATCGTTTGTTCACATCGCATCCGAACCATACAggttcattttgttttatactcTCTGCgcataatttcattaataattcagGTGGTTGATTATTATAGAGTGTAGGTCTTCCTCCCAAAACATTTCCTAAACAGTCTATGGTATAAAGCTTTCCATATGGATTAGATGGCCTAGGATCTGTTACTAAACATACTTTATCATCTACATTGTAGTAGGGTTTCAcatatttctcataaaattcTATTGGTGTAATAGGTccaatacaattataattcttcGACTTGTCATAATATTCCCAGGTGATTGTTTTTGAAGGTATGCCTAAACAAATACCAATTATTCGATAGATTACAACCATTTGTTCTAGAATCTGAGATTCTAATT
This genomic window from Bombus pyrosoma isolate SC7728 linkage group LG4, ASM1482585v1, whole genome shotgun sequence contains:
- the LOC122567111 gene encoding bleomycin hydrolase isoform X2, which encodes MVASGLLTTEVLDQLRTKFYEDNRNTLAQNVCTRTNPLEACISRKVLQETQHVFSHKIATEGKPITNQKNSGRCWIFSTLNVMRSAFMKQYNLDEFEFSQAYLFFWDKIERCNYFLHNIVKTAKRNEPVEGRLVSFLLHDPICDGGQWDMVVNLINRHGLVPKICFPESYNCESSSRMNTLLKSKLREYSKVLRDLVSNGATDEQLESQILEQMVVIYRIIGICLGIPSKTITWEYYDKSKNYNCIGPITPIEFYEKYVKPYYNVDDKVCLVTDPRPSNPYGKLYTIDCLGNVLGGRPTLYNNQPPELLMKLCAESIKQNEPVWFGCDVNKRLIAKQGIQDLRAYDFELMFGTDIQVNLTKADRLLYGDSMMVHAMTLTAVSIDNEGKIKQFRVENSWGDDQGQKGYLLLTADWFSEFVFEAVIDKKLVPADVLDVFKQEPITLPAWDPMGTLAH
- the LOC122567111 gene encoding bleomycin hydrolase isoform X1 — encoded protein: MVALAGLLTTEVLDQLRTKFYEDNRNTLAQNVCTRTNPLEACISRKVLQETQHVFSHKIATEGKPITNQKNSGRCWIFSTLNVMRSAFMKQYNLDEFEFSQAYLFFWDKIERCNYFLHNIVKTAKRNEPVEGRLVSFLLHDPICDGGQWDMVVNLINRHGLVPKICFPESYNCESSSRMNTLLKSKLREYSKVLRDLVSNGATDEQLESQILEQMVVIYRIIGICLGIPSKTITWEYYDKSKNYNCIGPITPIEFYEKYVKPYYNVDDKVCLVTDPRPSNPYGKLYTIDCLGNVLGGRPTLYNNQPPELLMKLCAESIKQNEPVWFGCDVNKRLIAKQGIQDLRAYDFELMFGTDIQVNLTKADRLLYGDSMMVHAMTLTAVSIDNEGKIKQFRVENSWGDDQGQKGYLLLTADWFSEFVFEAVIDKKLVPADVLDVFKQEPITLPAWDPMGTLAH
- the LOC122567111 gene encoding bleomycin hydrolase isoform X3; this translates as MRSAFMKQYNLDEFEFSQAYLFFWDKIERCNYFLHNIVKTAKRNEPVEGRLVSFLLHDPICDGGQWDMVVNLINRHGLVPKICFPESYNCESSSRMNTLLKSKLREYSKVLRDLVSNGATDEQLESQILEQMVVIYRIIGICLGIPSKTITWEYYDKSKNYNCIGPITPIEFYEKYVKPYYNVDDKVCLVTDPRPSNPYGKLYTIDCLGNVLGGRPTLYNNQPPELLMKLCAESIKQNEPVWFGCDVNKRLIAKQGIQDLRAYDFELMFGTDIQVNLTKADRLLYGDSMMVHAMTLTAVSIDNEGKIKQFRVENSWGDDQGQKGYLLLTADWFSEFVFEAVIDKKLVPADVLDVFKQEPITLPAWDPMGTLAH
- the LOC122567115 gene encoding uncharacterized protein F58A4.6 — its product is MDSSIKLVVHKGGTIFDSIIVTPYSVIKYEQKVKETKSTCQTNVDINKVNESNEIQVNRVCLNKKGLNAYVVSAYIITLANSQTYRKAALKKLLQYLIYGLSNRVNLEMILIRLKMPRKQFLDYKWNERMTQMTMERREIDHAMSWLSTLGGAFSALGEEFQQCAQMAGKISMKQFELALRLRDPFLIARCKLYTALSLIQQGQLKEPKRMIRCIYKFSISWNDIRLQNMCQGVWAKLQYCYKIQKERHRIV